From Apium graveolens cultivar Ventura chromosome 9, ASM990537v1, whole genome shotgun sequence, the proteins below share one genomic window:
- the LOC141683500 gene encoding flowering time control protein FCA-like: MDDYNGDDHLDYNRNPNSTTSSWSSDNSRSHNHHHHHQNMNNYSEHNDSFGGSGGFNFSPHGRKRPHFSSGCAEGGSVAKLYIGGTPRNVTEHDMRSLFGEHGNIIEVILLRDKRTGMQQGCCFIKFSNFEDADRAIEYLDQQYTFSGEMVPIRVRYADDKERRRPATSFGTYTFKLYVGCLNKQACRREIEEIFLPYGLVEDVFMALDEFKQSRGYAFVQFSHRDMAVAAINALHGTYIMRGCDQPLIVRFADPKKPRIEDSRPVPYFNDPPNRYRHPNTSHQVPTSMRYCASPEPFSDDPANSKDCDWSEHVCPDGYLYYYNCATCESRWEKPEEYSFYEQQIQKGLEQGNPRHKQYMSCSQIHSTDQGFQMQQV; the protein is encoded by the exons ATGGACGATTACAACGGCGATGATCACTTAGACTACAATCGCAACCCTAACTCAACGACGTCGTCTTGGTCCTCCGACAATTCTCGCTCTCAtaaccaccaccaccaccaccagaACATGAACAATTATTCCGAACATAACGACTCTTTTGGTGGCTCCGGCGGTTTCAATTTCTCTCCTCATGGCCGTAAAAGACCACATTTTAGTTCAG GTTGTGCTGAGGGGGGCTCTGTTGCAAAATTGTACATTGGAGGGACACCGAGAAATGTTACTGAACACGAT ATGCGCTCCTTGTTTGGAGAACATGGAAATATCATTGAGGTTATTCTTCTTAGGGATAAAAGAACTGGCATGCAACAAG GATgttgttttataaaattttcaaacTTTGAGGATGCTGATCGAGCGATAGAATATTTGGACCAACAATACACATTTTCAGGG GAAATGGTCCCCATCAGAGTTAGATATGCGGATGATAAAGAACGAAGACGTCCAG CCACCAGCTTTGGGACATATACATTCAAACTCTATGTCGGTTGTTTGAACAAGCAAGCTTGCAGAAGGGAAATTGAAGAA ATATTTTTGCCTTACGGTCTTGTTGAAGATGTCTTCATGGCTCTCGATGAATTCAAGCAAAGCCGTG GATATGCGTTTGTTCAGTTCTCACATAGAGATATGGCAGTCGCTGCAATTAATGCATTACATGGAACATACATAATGAGG GGTTGCGATCAGCCACTAATTGTTCGATTTGCAGATCCTAAGAAGCCCAGAATTGAAGACTCGAG GCCGGTACCATATTTTAATGATCCTCCAAATCGGTACAGACATCCTAATACATCACATCAG GTCCCAACTTCAATGAGGTATTGTGCTTCTCCCGAGCCTTTCAGTGATGACCCAGCAAATTCTAAAGATTGTGATTGGAGTGAGCATGTTTGTCCAGATGGATACCTGTACTACTACAATTGTGCAACTTGTGAGAGTCGG TGGGAGAAACCGGAGGAATATTCGTTTTATGAACAACAAATACAAAAGGGCCTGGAGCAAGGAAATCCTCGGCATAAACAGTACATGTCATGTTCTCAGATTCATTCAACTGATCAAGGTTTTCAAATGCAACAGGTGTAA
- the LOC141683501 gene encoding WRKY transcription factor 23-like, whose amino-acid sequence MERKQTVKLEDGQKCFVSDDDTNNNNTNNPLMLSDLLGFGDQKSSVGFMELLGLQDFNNTCNSTSIFDILTSEQLVVGPLHFQESSEVLNNPPTPNSSSLSSLTSGEEKTKVVQVDEQEEEHQHKVTKTQLKPKKSGSQKKKKQSEPRFAFMTKSEVDHLEDGYRWRKYGQKAVKNSPFPRSYYRCTSTSCNVKKRVERSFNDPSIVVTTYEGQHTHLSPVMPRGIHAGISPVSGMPALNFPANIHLNSLMMPHQHQRQHHRNNLALPSNCSHDMMMNNYPNGLANVNGGGLGFGSPSTMAFLRDNGLLQDIVPSITRTEDQ is encoded by the exons ATGGAGAGGAAGCAGACAGTGAAACTAGAGGATGGTCAGAAGTGTTTTGTTTCAGATGATGATACTAATAATAATAACACCAACAATCCATTAATGTTATCTGATTTGTTAGGGTTTGGTGACCAGAAGAGCTCAGTAGGGTTCATGGAGTTACTGGGCCTCCAAGATTTTAACAATACTTGTAATAGTACTTCAATCTTTGATATTTTGACATCAGAACAACTAGTAGTGGGTCCACTTCATTTTCAAGAGTCATCAGAAGTTCTGAATAATCCTCCTACTCCTAACTCTTCTTCACTTTCATCTCTCACAAGTGGTGAAGAAAAGACTAAAGTTGTGCAGGTTGATGAGCAAGAAGAGGAGCACCAACACAAAGTTACTAAAACACA GCTAAAACCTAAGAAGAGTGGGAGTCAGAAGAAGAAGAAACAGTCAGAGCCAAGATTTGCATTCATGACAAAGAGTGAAGTTGATCATCTGGAAGATGGCTACAGATGGAGAAAGTACGGCCAAAAAGCTGTGAAAAATAGCCCCTTTCCTAG GAGTTATTATCGTTGCACTAGTACATCATGTAATGTGAAGAAAAGAGTAGAACGTTCATTCAATGATCCTAGCATAGTTGTTACAACATATGAAGGCCAACATACACATCTAAGTCCAGTGATGCCTCGGGGTATTCATGCTGGAATTTCACCGGTTTCCGGCATGCCTGCCTTGAATTTCCCAGCCAATATTCATCTGAATAGCCTAATGATGCCGCACCAGCACCAGCGGCAACACCACCGAAACAATCTTGCATTGCCTTCAAATTGTAGTCATGACATGATGATGAATAATTATCCTAACGGTCTTGCAAATGTCAACGGTGGAGGTCTCGGATTCGGATCTCCTTCAACTATGGCATTTTTGAGAGACAATGGTCTTCTTCAAGATATCGTGCCTTCCATTACAAGAACTGAGGATCAGTAG